The nucleotide sequence CTCGTCCGAGACTATGAATTACAGGCCAAATCTGCTGAAACCATGATTTACCTGGCCATGATTCGGAATATGCTGAGGCGTTTGGCCTAATCCAACACATTCGAAACACTTCTCAAACACCCTCTAATGCTGATTCTTGAATTTAAGGTGAAAGGCAGGCCCCGACAGTATTCGGGCATTGACGAAGCAATTCGGACAACTCAGTTCATTCGGAATAAAGCAATCCGTTACTGGATGGACAATCCGAAGGCGAGTAAGTACGATTTGAATCAGCAATGCGCGGTATTGGCCAAGGAATTTGACTTTGCCCGCACGTTGAATTCACAGGCGAGACAAGCCGCGGCGGAGCGGGCTTGGGCCGCAATTAGTCGGTTCTACGATAACTGCAAGAAGAACGTTCAGGGTAAGAAAGGGTTTCCCAAGTTTCAGAAAGATTGCCGTTCAGTTGAATATAAAGCAACTGGCTGGAAACTTTCCGATGACCGCAAACAGATCACTTTCACTGATAAGAAAGGGATTGGGCGGTTAAAAATGATGGGCACCCGTGACCTGAACTTCTATCCGCCGGACCAAATTAAGCGAGTTCGCTTAGTGCGTCGGGCCGATGGGTATTACGCTCAATTTTCAGTTAACGCCGACCGTCAAGAATCAGTCAAACCGACCGGCAATGCTATCGGGTTGGATGTGGGGTTGAAAGCGTTCTACACCGATTCAAATGGCGTTGCGGTGTCTAATCCTCGCTTCCTGCGTAAAGGTGAGCAGCGCACTAAACGCGCGCAGCGCATCCAGTCACGTCGGGTGAAGGGTGGAAAGAATCGGTTTAAGGCAATCAAACGGCTCGGGATACAACACCTCAAGATAAGTCGGCAACGTAAAGACCATGCCATCAAATTGGCGCGGTGCGTCATCACATCTAACGATGTCGTCGCCTACGAAGATTTAAGCGTGAAGCATCTCGTTAAACATCATTGCCTGGCCAAATCGATTAACGATGCAAGCTGGTATCAGTTCCGTGTATGGCTGGAATATTTTGGCAAGGTGTACGGCAAAGTCACCATCGCCGTTCCACCGCACTATACGAGTCAGGATTGCAGCGCTTGTGGTCAACGCGTCAAGAAAGCGCTATCAGTCAGAACTCACGTTTGTGAGTGTGGCTGCGAGTTAGACCGTGACCATAACGCCGCAATCAACATCTTGCAAAGGGGTTTAAGTACGGTGGGGCACACCGGAATTTACGCTTTGGGAGATTTGACCGCTACTTTGACTGAATCCGTTCTGTCTTAGCAAGTCGAATCGTTGAACAAAGAATCTCCGTCTATATCCGTAGGATTACAGGGAGAGTGTCAACGTGAATACTGATGGGGGTAATACCCAAAACCTCAGACATAATCCTTGATTTGGATGGGGAGTATGTCAACCAAAAAAAGCCCTGGTTACGATCTGAAAACCCTTGCTGGGAGTTTGAACTTCTGCAGCCAGGGCAGTTGAACTGGTGAGATCGGTAGCACTTCCCGTCTCACCGAGCAGTCAAATTAGACAACAACTTCGCCAAAATCATCAGCTTGTTCGAACTGCCAATTCGGGTCGCCCAATTGGAAATCGACTCCCGCTTGCTGGAGGACTTGATTTGGAACGGTTGGCTGATTCGGATTCACGACATTAATAATCACACCATCCGTTGCCGAATTGCGGAAGAGCAAATCATTTGTGTTATTCGAGTCAAGGTCAGAGATCACTTGTAATGGGGCATTGCTGGCAATCGATGTGAAGTTGTCAGACTGGAATTGACCATTATTGAACGTAATAGTTTGCAGTACGACATTGGCATTATCAGGGGATTGCCAATAGATATCGGCAATCTGGTCGCCATTGCTATCCGCCACCCCCCGAATGAGCAAATCATTCGCCGTCGGCGCCTGAATGAACTGTGCATCGACCAAAGTTCGGCCATCGAGTCGGACAATCGCCGTTTGGTTTAGTCCTGGCAAACGGAAGAGTAAATCGGCCTTCCCATCCCCATCAAAATCAGTCGCCGCTTTGAGTTGCCACTGCGAATTACCCGTTTTGAAGATATCTCCTTGAGCATCGCGGAGATAGTCATACTCCCGGACCGTAACACCATCGGCTTGCATAAACCAGAAGGCCACCTCATCACTCTGCTGATTGTGCCAGACGATATCCAAGGTATTGTCTTGGTCAATATCGTGAAACCCGATGACTTGCCAATCTTGGTTACGAGTGCGGAGGATTTGTCCATCTTGGCCTTTCAGTGACTGGATGGCATTGACCACGCCATTGTTATCCATCATCCAGATGGCGACTTCATCCCCCGCCGCCGTATAAGTCAAAACATCCGCAATGCCATCCCGATTAAAGTCCGCCGTATCCGCAATAGTTCGGTCCGCCGCCAGTCGGACTTTCTCACCAACTTGTGCGCCAAAGCGACTGCCATAGGTGAAGCTGACCCGTTTCTGGAGTTGGTTGACCTGGTCAATATAGAGGAGGCCAATTTCACCGCTCGCACTGTTCTTTAATAATGCTTCCGCCTGATACTCAAAGGCCAAGGTGGTATTGCGGGTAAGGGAGGGGTCAATTGTGCCATCGGGCCGTTTGACTTGCACAGAGAGCTGGACATCCGCATTGATATTGACATTGGGTTTAGGGGTATAGGTCAGTGTGCCATCGGGTGAGAGCGTTGGTAGGGTCTCGAATAGTTCCGGTCGGTCCACCGTAACGACATAGGTGAGTCCAGCTGGATAACCGGGTTGGGTCAGGTTACTGGCCCAATTATCGACATTCTGATTATTCACACCGGCTGGAGTTGTGAGATTCTCCTGGAGCACGATCCCTTGGACAGGGAGCGTACCGGGACTGAATCGGATCGCGGTGTTGCTTTGGTTATCGGTACTGGTGACTTTGACCCGTAGTTGTTGGCCGAGTTGGTCCGTTGTTGGAGCAAAGGTGGCACTCGTCGCGGTGGGAATATCCGTCCAGTTGTTCCCATCGGTGGAGCTTTGCCATTGATAGTCGAGATTGTCGAGTCCATCCTCATCCGTCAGGGTATTAGTCACGGACAGCGGGTTGCCAATGACACTATTGCCATTGATTGTGATAGAACCCAGGAGTGGGTCATCCGCATTCGTGATTGTGAGCGTGAAAGAGGCACTCAGGTCAGGACTAGTGCCCACCGCCACATCATCAATATTGATGAATACTTGGTACGTATCACGGAGTTCAAAATTGATTTGAGTATTGGCTTTGAAGTAGAGTACATTGCCATCAACTTCAAATTTATCGGCATCGGCACCGGTTAAAGTGATGCTGTTATTGCCTGTTATGTCATCAGTGATATTTAAATCAGCGACTTTTGTCCGGACAGTTATATCCGCATCCTCACTCAAGGTGGTGATTTGATTCGTCAGGGTCAATGCGGTCGGTGCATCGTTAACGTTCTCAACTAATTCTGTCGCTTCACTATTCAGGATTTCCGTCATCCCCCCAGCATCGGTATAACTGACTTGAACTCTCACGGCTTTGCCGGATTGCGCCTCTTCCAGAGTCAAAGTGGGGTTAGTGGCACCTGTAATCGCTTGCCAATCGGGCGCCGTATCAGTGCCATTATTAACTTGCCATTGGTAATTGAAGCTACCCAGCCCATCGGCATCCGCAATGTCTGTGGTATCGACGGTAAGGGTTGCATCTTCGATGACGGTGCCATTAATTGTCACCGTGCCGGTGGGTGCATCGTTGACATTAGTGACAGTGGGAATAGACGTGCTACTCGTGACAGATTCATTTGCACCGAGGGCATCGATGTAAGAAGCAACTACCGTAATGGTCTTATCGACTTGGTCTTGTCCTAAGGTAAAGGTTTCACTCGTGGCACCAGGAATATCCACACCATCGGCTTGCCATTGATAAGTGATAGTGCCGAGCCCATCGGCATCGGCTAAGGTATTGGAAGCGGTGAGAATCTCACCTTGCGTGGCTGTACCCGTAATCGTTACATCACCCGTTGTTGGGTCATTGACGTTAAAGACCGAGGTAGTGGCCGAACTCGTGAGTGATTCGTCAGTGCCTTGAGCGTCGGTATAGCTGGCTGTAACTGTAATGGTTTTACCGACTTGGTCTTGTCCTAAGGTAAAGGTCTCACTGGTCGCACCCGGAATATCGACACCATCGGCTTTCCATTGATAAGAGACAGTGCCGAGCCCATCCGCATCGGCTAAGGTGTTGGAAGCGGTGAGAATCTCACCTTGCGTGGCTGTACCACTAATCTTTACATCACCCGTTGTTGGGTCATTGACGTTAAAGACCGAGGCAGTGGCCGAACTCGTGAGCGATTCGTTGGTCCCTTGAGCATCGATATAGCTGGCTGTGACTGTAATAGTTTTATCGACTTGGTCTTGCCCTAAGGTAAATGTCTCATTTGTGGCACCCGGAATATCAACACCATCGGCTTTCCATTGATAAGAGACAGTACCTAGCCCATCGGCATCGGCCAAGGTATTGGAAGCGGTGAGAATCTCACCTTGCGTGGCTGTACCACTAATTGTTACATCACCCGTCGTTGGATCATTGATATTTGCGATTGTACTACTTGCTGAACTCGTGAGTGATTCGTCAGTGCCTTGAGCGTCGGTATAGCTAGCGGTGACTGTAATAGCTTTATCAACTTGATCTTGTCCTAAGGTAAAGGTTTCACTTGTAGCACCGGGAATATCGACACCATCGGCTTTCCATTGATAAGAGATAGTGCCGAGTCCGTCAGCATCGGCCAAAGTATTGGAAGCGGTGAGAATCTCACCTTGCGTGGCTGTACCATTAATCGTCACACTACCCGTGGTTGGATCATTCTCAGGTGTCACACTGGTCTCGATCGTCGTTGTGCTACCAGAAATTGCGGTTATGCCACCACTCGTACTGGTATTGACATTGATTCGAGTACCGCCATTCGAGAATCCACTGCTATAGGTATTGTCAATTGCACGAACAGTCAATGATGGTGGCGTACTATCATAGTCTGTCACAGGTAAAAATCGAAGCGCGGTTGTGGCCGATAAAGCCAGTGCAGTTGTTCCGTCAGTAACAGCACCGACATTAAACCAGTCCGTAGCATTTGTGGAGTATTGCCAGACGCCTTGATTGGTTGCATTAGCCGTGTTGCCAACGATCGCTACACCACCCAAACTGGAGCCAGAATCGACATCACTAAAAAGTCCACTGAACAGTCCATTAATCGTTTGGCCAGCTGGATTGAGCGTGTCTTCAGCGATCGCTGCCAAAGCCCCATTTCCAGTAAAGTTCGGTGAATCATTAACTGAATTAACTGTGATCGCGGCTGTGTCAGTAGCGAAACTGAAGGCGGTTGTACCACCATTGTTATTTGTGTCGGCCGTACCACCATTGCTGCCACTGCTGCTATCCCAGGCGCGAAAACTAAGGGCTTCGCTGATGGTGCCGCTGTAGTTGTCATTTGGTTGGAAATAGACCCGCGTATTGGCATCAGCTGCTAGCAGCCGTGCAGTGACCGTAGAAGGATTATCAAGTGTTGTCCAGGTGCTTCCATTAGTTGTGCTGTAGAACCAAGTACCATTGCTCGTATCGGCAGCGGTGATCGCAATCCCTGTCACTGCACCAATGTCTTGATCGGTGACATTATTCAAGCCGCTAGCTGGTGGATTCAAATCAACTAGTGCAGAAACTAAAGTACCAACGGCGCCACTGGGAACGCCTGCATCTTCACTGACGGAATTCAGGACTGGATTAACTGTCGTATTTAGCACTGGTGAATCATTTGCGGCGATCACCGTAACGGTACTATTGCCAGTTAGCTGCAAAACTGGATCATTGCTAAAGCCACCGTATTCCACAACGTAGGCTCGAATAGAAGAAATGCTATTAGGCAAGTCATTCCATTCGCCATTTGCTAGAAATTGACCATAATCTTCATTATTTGAGTTATTTGGTTCTCCGGTATTCCAGTTGCTATAACGTCCATCTACAGGTGTTCCAGACCCAAGTCCTTGCCAAAATTGTTGGCCGGCTTCCGGTCCTGTTACCCAACGCCATTGGTTTTCGACGGCCAAGTCGCTGGCCCCCAACCAGCCTTGCCCTTGGAGTTTGCTGGAAACAAATTCACTTTCAGCGGCTGATGTGACTGTTACCAAATAACCTTGTAAGCCAAAGTAGCTGCGGGCCGCAGCAGCATCGCGAGCGGCTGTCCAGGTAATCGGCCCGCCCGCGTTGACGAATTCATAAAAATGACCATTGTCGGGATTTGCAAGGTTTGAAGCTAAGACAAACTGAATCGAACGATCGCCCGGCGTTGGATTATCACTGACATTGCTGTAGGTGACTTGCCGGAGTGCGTCTTGGTAAACCGCTTCTGATGCCGAACCGGTGAAGGTTAGAATCCCCGTGGTTATGGCATAAGTCCAAGCTAGACCATTGATTGTGCCGCTGGTACCCGTTTGTCCGGCAATGCCGAGTCGATCGTCAACATTAAAATTGTCGGTAATCGAAACGGTAACACCATTCAGCCCATCGGGATCAGTCAACGTCAAATTAGGCGCAATTAATCCTGGAGCGGCATTCTCGGTGTAGCTACTGGTATC is from Romeriopsis navalis LEGE 11480 and encodes:
- a CDS encoding RNA-guided endonuclease InsQ/TnpB family protein, whose amino-acid sequence is MLILEFKVKGRPRQYSGIDEAIRTTQFIRNKAIRYWMDNPKASKYDLNQQCAVLAKEFDFARTLNSQARQAAAERAWAAISRFYDNCKKNVQGKKGFPKFQKDCRSVEYKATGWKLSDDRKQITFTDKKGIGRLKMMGTRDLNFYPPDQIKRVRLVRRADGYYAQFSVNADRQESVKPTGNAIGLDVGLKAFYTDSNGVAVSNPRFLRKGEQRTKRAQRIQSRRVKGGKNRFKAIKRLGIQHLKISRQRKDHAIKLARCVITSNDVVAYEDLSVKHLVKHHCLAKSINDASWYQFRVWLEYFGKVYGKVTIAVPPHYTSQDCSACGQRVKKALSVRTHVCECGCELDRDHNAAINILQRGLSTVGHTGIYALGDLTATLTESVLS
- a CDS encoding DUF4347 domain-containing protein; this translates as MNNLHSQSADTKPFGALGLNNIIPTDENRPLNQLTYSKTASTLLFIDAGVTDVATLANSAVAGTEVHVLQSGQDAIAQITATLLGRSGIESLQIVSHGKSGGLQLGQSWLNLQNLSGYVGQMKSWGEALTQDADILLYGCNVAQDSDGQAFVNLLAQATGADIAASDDLTGSATLGGNWNLEFKTGDIEAAQALEPAGIKTYDAVLDDPSVLITLTDTSSYTENAAPGLIAPNLTLTDPDGLNGVTVSITDNFNVDDRLGIAGQTGTSGTINGLAWTYAITTGILTFTGSASEAVYQDALRQVTYSNVSDNPTPGDRSIQFVLASNLANPDNGHFYEFVNAGGPITWTAARDAAAARSYFGLQGYLVTVTSAAESEFVSSKLQGQGWLGASDLAVENQWRWVTGPEAGQQFWQGLGSGTPVDGRYSNWNTGEPNNSNNEDYGQFLANGEWNDLPNSISSIRAYVVEYGGFSNDPVLQLTGNSTVTVIAANDSPVLNTTVNPVLNSVSEDAGVPSGAVGTLVSALVDLNPPASGLNNVTDQDIGAVTGIAITAADTSNGTWFYSTTNGSTWTTLDNPSTVTARLLAADANTRVYFQPNDNYSGTISEALSFRAWDSSSGSNGGTADTNNNGGTTAFSFATDTAAITVNSVNDSPNFTGNGALAAIAEDTLNPAGQTINGLFSGLFSDVDSGSSLGGVAIVGNTANATNQGVWQYSTNATDWFNVGAVTDGTTALALSATTALRFLPVTDYDSTPPSLTVRAIDNTYSSGFSNGGTRINVNTSTSGGITAISGSTTTIETSVTPENDPTTGSVTINGTATQGEILTASNTLADADGLGTISYQWKADGVDIPGATSETFTLGQDQVDKAITVTASYTDAQGTDESLTSSASSTIANINDPTTGDVTISGTATQGEILTASNTLADADGLGTVSYQWKADGVDIPGATNETFTLGQDQVDKTITVTASYIDAQGTNESLTSSATASVFNVNDPTTGDVKISGTATQGEILTASNTLADADGLGTVSYQWKADGVDIPGATSETFTLGQDQVGKTITVTASYTDAQGTDESLTSSATTSVFNVNDPTTGDVTITGTATQGEILTASNTLADADGLGTITYQWQADGVDIPGATSETFTLGQDQVDKTITVVASYIDALGANESVTSSTSIPTVTNVNDAPTGTVTINGTVIEDATLTVDTTDIADADGLGSFNYQWQVNNGTDTAPDWQAITGATNPTLTLEEAQSGKAVRVQVSYTDAGGMTEILNSEATELVENVNDAPTALTLTNQITTLSEDADITVRTKVADLNITDDITGNNSITLTGADADKFEVDGNVLYFKANTQINFELRDTYQVFINIDDVAVGTSPDLSASFTLTITNADDPLLGSITINGNSVIGNPLSVTNTLTDEDGLDNLDYQWQSSTDGNNWTDIPTATSATFAPTTDQLGQQLRVKVTSTDNQSNTAIRFSPGTLPVQGIVLQENLTTPAGVNNQNVDNWASNLTQPGYPAGLTYVVTVDRPELFETLPTLSPDGTLTYTPKPNVNINADVQLSVQVKRPDGTIDPSLTRNTTLAFEYQAEALLKNSASGEIGLLYIDQVNQLQKRVSFTYGSRFGAQVGEKVRLAADRTIADTADFNRDGIADVLTYTAAGDEVAIWMMDNNGVVNAIQSLKGQDGQILRTRNQDWQVIGFHDIDQDNTLDIVWHNQQSDEVAFWFMQADGVTVREYDYLRDAQGDIFKTGNSQWQLKAATDFDGDGKADLLFRLPGLNQTAIVRLDGRTLVDAQFIQAPTANDLLIRGVADSNGDQIADIYWQSPDNANVVLQTITFNNGQFQSDNFTSIASNAPLQVISDLDSNNTNDLLFRNSATDGVIINVVNPNQPTVPNQVLQQAGVDFQLGDPNWQFEQADDFGEVVV